In a genomic window of Maridesulfovibrio ferrireducens:
- a CDS encoding response regulator codes for MPNLVGIIIVDDHALVREGLKNILKAQDGINVLGMAENGLEAVRLCKRLNPDVVLMDLSMPVKSGVQAIQELTKDDGRIKLLALTAHVDAEHVFLALDAGACGYVLKNSTSEELVMAIRTVMEGKVYLAPGISAEVAKGFLQKGRGESCDKLDALTKREREVLKNILAGYKNREIADILIISVKTVEKHRANLMKKLGLRSLTELRAYGEELSSRDIFL; via the coding sequence ATGCCTAATCTCGTCGGTATAATCATTGTTGATGACCATGCGTTAGTCAGAGAAGGGTTGAAGAACATTCTGAAGGCTCAGGACGGAATCAATGTCTTGGGTATGGCTGAGAATGGTCTTGAGGCTGTTCGTCTGTGTAAACGATTGAATCCTGATGTTGTGCTCATGGATTTGTCTATGCCGGTTAAAAGCGGTGTTCAGGCGATTCAGGAGCTTACAAAAGATGATGGGCGGATCAAGTTACTGGCTCTTACAGCTCATGTTGATGCGGAGCACGTTTTTTTGGCGCTCGATGCCGGAGCCTGTGGGTATGTCCTCAAAAATTCAACCAGCGAAGAGTTGGTGATGGCTATTCGTACTGTGATGGAAGGTAAAGTTTATCTTGCACCGGGAATATCCGCAGAAGTGGCTAAAGGGTTTTTGCAGAAAGGGCGCGGGGAAAGTTGCGACAAGCTTGACGCGCTGACTAAGCGGGAAAGAGAAGTTTTGAAAAACATTCTAGCGGGCTACAAAAATCGTGAAATTGCCGACATTTTGATTATAAGCGTTAAGACCGTAGAAAAGCATCGCGCAAATTTAATGAAAAAGCTGGGGCTAAGATCCCTTACGGAACTCAGAGCGTACGGCGAAGAGCTTTCTTCTCGTGATATATTTTTATAA